The sequence attaaacagaGGAATTGTTTAATCTTTCTTTCACTTTATGAAAGACATCAAAGTTCAAATATATCCATTTACTTACCCTAAATAAACACGTTTATCATGTCTATATTTCCGACTGCTCATGTCTCCATGATctctaataatttttcttatatgtTCCGGGGGCATATGTTCTTTTTGAGCATCCACAAAACCAAACTTTCTTTTCTCTGCAAATCTTTTTGATTGAAGTTGCTGCCATTTTTGAgctaaaattacataaaatatataaatatttataatatattaatataattaatatatatatataatttataatataacacCAATATACaaaagattaaattaatttcagctttatataaatatcgtatcataaatctttaaatttatattgtaataattttacttttttttttttaattcaaaagATGTTAATTTTTAAGCACCTTTTTCTTGAAGTTTATCTTCTGACAAAACTTCAGGTTGTTTAGGCATTTGTGGCAATGGGGGTCCAGCTATTGCTTGCATATGAGCATGATGTGCAGCTTGTGCATGTGCAGCTGCTTGAGCATGAGCCTGAGCTGCAGCTAACTGAGCATGAGCCTGTTGTTGAGCCATCATCGTGGCCCAAGGGTTTGGGCCCAATAAATATGGTGGAATCGacattctttttaaattaaatgactactaaaagaaaaggaaaaagttatTTATAGCAATAGAATGTATTTCAAGTATTTTGGTAAAATGTTTGTATTTAACATAAATTGGTGATATATACATCctataattgtaataaaatattatttggaattcatatacatatgtatataaaacaataaacaATACATATTAATACAATTACAAACTGTTCTAAGCAGAGTTCCAAACAAAAATACTGTTAGAAACAAGTAAATATAAAGCCGACTAATTATAACCAACATgatatgataatataaatgtattactgcagatataaataattacaaatttaatttaaccaatattttatttttcatttagaattaatattgatttttactatgtaatttaacaatatttttttcgaaaaattaataaatcgtAAACTTACTTTGATATTATATGGTAGACATTCAGCACGGACATAAATCAAACAGAACTAAATAATATAGATGTTCCACTCTACagtatatttaatttactaGCCATATACAATGAACAATACGGCAACACCGCTATATACATTAACATTCGACTATGACACATTACACCATCGCTATGACCTAAAACAACTTGTTTGCAAACAATTCTATTACACGTAAAAATaagatatgaaaatataaagatttatataaatatgaaacaaaCTTACGCTATATACGTATATCATACGCACATACACATGTTACACTGCACTATGATTTAATTCAATGTTCGTACAACTGTTTATGATCATTTATCATAAGAATgaacaaatatttcataaaattataagaaaCCATATCAATTAGGTGAGCTTATATCACGGTTGTATTATATCTAGTTATATTGCAGGCACAAATTGTATTTGCGTCAAGACCAGATTCTTCCATTGTTGCCATTCAAATTCAGCTTAGTGCCATGCTAGTGTCGGTTATGTGTTTACACTTACCTTAACTACTTATTATAGATGTCGCATCGATAAACCTTTTcactttttattcatttaaaaatatgcatatcgtcaaaatatttaaaaatgtaaaagaattaaaagaaacgaaagaaattgtttCTAATATAAGGTCACGTTGAATTAAATAACAattctttatttcaatttaatatttcctttctaAACGGATATTTTAAATTGAGCTAAGGACCAATTTATAGAAGtagaaattattgttattatagaATCCATTATTAAAAGCgcaaaattatgtaaattcaaattaatgaAAAGTTTTAGGGTAGTTCtaagattatttttattttcaaatgtaGAACAAAacctttttaaaatttctatatatttcatGCTTCACCATAAACATACATATGCCTATGTGCTAGAATGCAGTTGGCATTCACGTTGGACCATAGTTTGTGCCCAGAGTATATACTTGAATCGTctcgtgtttcttttttaaaattttccatatttcttcctgattattttgtcataagatagaaaagaaaaaagtaaggAATATTCATGAGCCCATTTAATTGTAGATATATTTGATAGTTCACGATTATATATAGATAGTTTAATCTACCCATCAAAAAATCAGTGTGGAACACGCAAATAAAGGGAAATAAAATCTACAATCGTGTGTACGCAGATACGTAGATATCTACGTTATTCGGACGCATTACAATCAATTAAAGTTTTCGACaggaaaattttttaaatgattaCTCTGTGAGAAGAATGGCTGGAGTATTTGACATAGAATTACACGACGGGGACTCCATAAGTCAAGACGAGTCGGACGATGATATCGTCGAAAATAGAGAAGTTTGTTTCTTGTCAAATTTCATAGATTTTAGATCGCTGTATCAAATCTGATatgtgttttcttttttctaggATGAATACAATCATACTACAAATGTAAATACGATATTAGAGTAAGTAATcaaatgtttgaaaatatatgATATCGAATTTATCGCTAAATCGTACCTtctaaacaataataaaagtGCTGAATTGTGTGTTCAATTTCGATACAAACGTTCTTCTTGCTTTTCTtcttagaaaataaaaaaaaaaaattgaatcttTTATAGATCTGATAATTTAGAAAGAGTACAGTTATCGGAACAGAATGTTAATGCAGGCCAAGAAAAAACTGGTCCACAAGATTTTGAGCTATGTAAAATTCTTGGAGAAGGTGGATATGGAAAAGTCTTTCAAGTTAAAAAAGTGACTGGAAAAGACAAAGGCAGTATTTTTGCTATGaaggtaaatatttttatatttgtacatGCGTGTAAAAAGCTTTCTAGTTCTTTATTTATGTAGGTACTACGGAAAGCATCTATCATACGAAATCAAAAAGACACAGCTCATACAAAGgcagaaagaaatattttggaagCAGTAAAAGTAAGTAGATTTCATTGTGAATTTTAATATGATATTTATTCACTTCATTCTTTTTCCAGCATCCATTTATCGTTAATTTAATGTACGCATTTCAAACTGGTGGTAAATTATATCTAATTTTGGAATATCTTTGTGGAGGAGAACTCTTCACATATTTAGATAGAGAAGGCATTTTCTTAGAAGATACAGCTTGGTAAATTAGTTTCTGAAGTAATTGTAgatgataataatatacatgtattttattctacttgtatgtaaaatttatatacttaTTAATATCTTCAGATTATATGTGTCAGTATGCTTTTTGTACTTATAACTTGTCTTTTGTACTTATAGTTTTTATTTGTCTGAGATTATACTCGCATTGCAACATCTCCATAATCAGGGTATTATATACAGGTACAATATCCTtaatcattaatattattaaaaaatcattatatacatgtacatcTAACTGTATTAATTATCTTCACAGAGATTTAAAAccggaaaatattttattagatgGCGAAGGTCATGTTAAATTAACAGATTTCGGTCTTTGTAAAGAACATATAGAAGAAGGTACAGTAACGCATACATTTTGCGGAACCATAGAGTATATGTAAGTAAAAAATTTTCGTTGCATTAATTCTGAATCCTATTGTCAGTATTAAAATGTAGGGAGAAAACTATTTGGCTGATCGGATTTCTGGACAGGAATTCGAAAACGCTGATCTTTCGCTTGTCAGGCGGGTATTTATcctgttacgaccgttcgcgaagagacgcggtcgctaggaaaacgcgtcagcgagaggcgtaaattctcgctacgattcggttaatcgacgccgcgaaatagtcgttcccctgtttcggttaagataacagaggtggttcaatgaatgtaacactgtatagtaagttataaatCACAGTTTATTCTAACAACTTGTAAAGcagatagttacgctggtgcgtatgtataagacgagtgagtgactgatctacgggtgtATTCCCGGTtaaaggatgttgactgttcgaaggatggAAAATCAGTGTTcttcggagacgatgctgtggcggaggaaagctaaggatgggtgtgtctagtgCACAGggccatcggatttgttggtgataattttggctaagagagtgagggaaataggcttcgttgttaattgatTAAatgaaggttggtggactaggaaggatcttagccgccctcgagagaaagtggttagtgggaggaaagttgtatcatacgtgagaaaaactaactttcccttatCAAGCAGtagtagacaatagtctttagaaatgcttcagaaaacagatgtttgttgggtctgaaggacctcAGCTAGCAAATTACTGGGATTTATGACGGGTCCTTAAGaatattgagggtacgcagcaaggatgagcggacatctggttcccgtctggcccgcggtgggtgacctggtctaggtagagtgtCGCCCGACGTAACATATCCAATTAAGCTATTTAAGCCACCTGTGAATATTTTCTaccaaatttttaaatctcaAACGGCTGCTGCCTATAGCTTGGAACTTAAACATTTGGGAGAAAATATTCTGCAATGATCTAGGTAGTTCAATTGGGTAAGTACCAGTCCTACAGGCGCAAGATCCGAGTTCAAATTTTCAATCCAGTAGTAAATTGACCGgccgaatatttttcttcctacAAATGTCTGTCatctagaaaaataatttaaaataaattataagcTATAATGATTTAATTCAAAATGTAtgtattacaattattattatcattaacaTGATTAGGGCACCAGAAATTCTAACGAGAAGCGGACATGGAAAAGCAGTGGATTGGTGGAGTTTAGGTGCTTTAATGTTTGACATGCTTACCGGAATGGTACGtagattaaataataaataacaaaatatcgcaaaagaatatgaaaattcaatcAAATTACGTAACTACATACATTTTAATTCCTACAGCCACCATTTACAGGAGATGACAGAAGAAAAACAATTGAGAAGATTTTACGCGGAAAGTTATGTCTACCATTGTACCTAACACCCGATGCAAAAGACTTGATACGAAAGTTATTGAAGGTATGTC is a genomic window of Bombus huntii isolate Logan2020A chromosome 1, iyBomHunt1.1, whole genome shotgun sequence containing:
- the LOC126869453 gene encoding ribosomal protein S6 kinase beta-1-like; the protein is MAGVFDIELHDGDSISQDESDDDIVENREDEYNHTTNVNTILESDNLERVQLSEQNVNAGQEKTGPQDFELCKILGEGGYGKVFQVKKVTGKDKGSIFAMKVLRKASIIRNQKDTAHTKAERNILEAVKHPFIVNLMYAFQTGGKLYLILEYLCGGELFTYLDREGIFLEDTACFYLSEIILALQHLHNQGIIYRDLKPENILLDGEGHVKLTDFGLCKEHIEEGTVTHTFCGTIEYMAPEILTRSGHGKAVDWWSLGALMFDMLTGMPPFTGDDRRKTIEKILRGKLCLPLYLTPDAKDLIRKLLKRQVSQRLGSGPDDAEQIMNHNFFKHIKWQDVISRKLEPPFKPSLKSADDTSQFDEQFTATVPVDSPVESTLSESANMIFQGFTYVAPSVLEEMCAQPRVVNARSPRKGLLNTEFSGSLHSLSSRSPDAHLHTTSHFHQHRHHVVGSNNMEDTEMADIGPLFNF